From Xylanibacter oryzae DSM 17970, a single genomic window includes:
- a CDS encoding RagB/SusD family nutrient uptake outer membrane protein, with translation MRNKHIKSIIGIAFAGLLLSGCSDILNETPRGNYTPDYFKTSEGVMGGITSLYGHLRNIWGNGYWLDACETGTDEYTWAQSADGNFKDMDLDGSGNLTSSSSRSDVLWYNTFSDINTASGIIENGSAAGVDSSLVAEAYFFRGFDYFMLTQTFGGVPLDLGSGELKFNTTAVRVSKRNTVPEVYTKCVFPDLLKAINDLPEKARVTGGATKTAARLFLSKAYLTYAWWLENPNKIDTYPVCDRKDPTGHDPAYYYQQAYNLAIAGIQNPGNYALQKTFYDLNVGSNDHNSEMVLYADHIESSEYYDDNSHSYGSASSPSNFAAWMVTCNYTNVRSNTAANWGGTAVSSVQREAAQLYGRPWTRMAPTVNGIVNNFPDKTYDSRYDGTFVTCYRGNWNRAGRTEVTLYNANGLPIVQNDSVLSFLPYPNSNINYSNTTYASNIGGGVLPGRADFVVDVNGISRLLYPGLWKIGTYRTDNNGGMGQPNGSITRPYPIAKFSELYLLAAEAAVKGATIQSGYSARDLVNVLRARAGVWTFSNSSNKAKVADYSKVLTDATPQTITIDYILAERSREYFGEGQRWWDLVRTQEWGDYAKTYQICGSATGDHTLKSYSRNIKTYMYLRPIPQGQIDALQMSDADKAAYQNPGY, from the coding sequence ATGAGAAACAAACATATAAAATCAATTATAGGTATTGCCTTTGCGGGTCTGCTTTTGTCAGGCTGTTCTGATATTCTAAATGAGACTCCACGAGGCAATTATACTCCAGATTATTTTAAGACATCTGAAGGTGTAATGGGTGGTATTACCTCTCTCTATGGTCACCTTCGAAACATATGGGGTAATGGATATTGGCTAGACGCATGTGAAACAGGAACCGATGAATATACATGGGCTCAATCTGCTGATGGTAATTTTAAGGATATGGACCTTGATGGAAGCGGTAATCTTACATCTTCAAGTAGCCGTTCTGATGTTCTGTGGTATAATACGTTTTCAGATATAAACACAGCTAGTGGAATTATAGAGAATGGATCTGCAGCCGGTGTTGATTCTTCACTTGTTGCTGAAGCATATTTCTTCCGCGGATTTGATTATTTTATGCTTACACAGACTTTTGGAGGTGTTCCTCTTGACTTAGGAAGTGGAGAACTGAAATTCAATACAACAGCAGTTCGTGTGTCTAAGCGAAATACTGTTCCTGAGGTCTATACAAAATGTGTATTCCCTGATTTGTTGAAAGCTATTAATGACTTACCAGAGAAAGCTCGTGTAACAGGTGGTGCCACAAAAACAGCAGCCAGACTGTTCTTGTCTAAGGCATATTTAACTTATGCATGGTGGCTTGAAAATCCTAACAAAATAGATACATATCCAGTATGCGACCGTAAAGATCCAACGGGTCATGATCCCGCATATTACTACCAGCAAGCTTACAATTTAGCAATTGCAGGTATTCAGAATCCTGGAAATTATGCTCTTCAGAAGACATTCTATGATTTGAATGTAGGTAGTAACGATCATAATAGTGAGATGGTTTTGTATGCTGATCACATTGAAAGTAGTGAATATTATGATGACAATAGCCATTCTTATGGTTCTGCAAGTTCTCCTAGTAACTTTGCTGCTTGGATGGTAACATGCAACTATACAAATGTGCGCAGTAATACAGCTGCAAATTGGGGTGGAACAGCTGTAAGTTCTGTACAGCGTGAGGCTGCACAATTATATGGTCGTCCTTGGACACGTATGGCTCCTACAGTAAACGGCATCGTTAATAATTTCCCAGATAAGACATATGACTCTAGATATGATGGTACATTTGTTACATGCTATCGTGGAAACTGGAACAGAGCCGGTAGAACAGAAGTAACTTTGTATAATGCAAATGGACTTCCAATTGTTCAAAATGATTCTGTATTGTCATTTCTGCCTTATCCTAATTCAAATATAAATTATTCAAATACAACTTATGCTAGTAATATTGGTGGAGGTGTATTACCTGGAAGAGCTGACTTTGTTGTAGATGTTAATGGTATCAGCCGTCTTTTGTATCCAGGCTTATGGAAAATTGGAACTTATCGTACAGACAATAACGGTGGAATGGGACAGCCTAATGGTTCTATTACACGTCCTTATCCAATAGCAAAATTCTCTGAATTATATCTTTTAGCTGCTGAGGCAGCCGTTAAGGGTGCAACTATTCAGAGTGGATATTCTGCTCGTGACTTAGTTAATGTACTACGTGCTCGTGCAGGTGTATGGACATTTAGTAATAGTAGCAATAAAGCCAAAGTCGCCGATTATAGTAAGGTTCTTACAGATGCCACACCTCAGACTATAACTATAGATTATATCTTGGCTGAGCGTAGTCGTGAGTACTTTGGTGAAGGTCAACGCTGGTGGGATCTTGTACGTACCCAAGAATGGGGCGATTATGCAAAAACATATCAGATCTGTGGTTCTGCTACAGGCGACCATACCTTGAAGTCTTATTCTCGTAATATAAAGACTTATATGTATCTTCGTCCAATTCCACAGGGACAGATTGATGCACTTCAGATGAGTGATGCAGACAAAGCTGCATATCAGAATCCGGGTTATTAA
- a CDS encoding RagB/SusD family nutrient uptake outer membrane protein, with protein MRNNMKKVTFLLVETLMVLTSCNSFLEEKPKSALPEDEAYNSIPNLYINAVASIYNYIGGNTDSQGLQGTGRGVYDFNTLTTDEAIMPTRGGDWYDGGFWQRLFLHKWGENDASLLATWEYLYKVVSLSNYYMEKVKAYQTIHDDAILNKYLAELRAVRAIYYYYIMDMFGRVPLVTSTSATTDSMTISDRATVYKFIVDELQAVAPLLSTERSNQSGDYYGRITRPVVYFILAKLCLNSEIYSDNDWTDNTRYDGKDIYFTVGGNKMNAWKATQAYCDSITSMGYKLDKKFTDCFVVNNQYSEENIFTIPMDKALYSNWFIYLFRSRHYSHGSAYGDASENGTSATVEALNTFAYGTDSIDPRFKLTYYADTVRDLNNKIIMLDDGHTPLIYRPREVALDVTGTTYEKTCGARMKKYEVDPNANADGRLCDNDIVLFRYADVLLMRSEAKVRNGENGDIELNEVRSRVGAKYRKATLDNILAERELELAWEGWRRNDLIRFGQFTRTYTDRPQLAGESDGYTTVFPIPDNILSRYSWKQNPGYPR; from the coding sequence ATGAGAAACAATATGAAAAAGGTTACATTTTTGTTGGTGGAAACCCTTATGGTGTTGACATCGTGTAATAGTTTCTTGGAAGAAAAACCTAAAAGTGCCTTACCGGAAGATGAGGCTTATAATAGTATTCCAAATCTGTATATTAATGCTGTTGCATCTATATATAACTATATTGGGGGCAATACAGACAGTCAGGGACTTCAGGGTACTGGTCGTGGAGTTTACGATTTTAATACACTTACTACAGACGAAGCAATTATGCCAACAAGAGGTGGTGACTGGTATGACGGAGGTTTTTGGCAGCGTCTATTTCTTCACAAATGGGGCGAGAATGATGCGTCTTTGTTGGCTACTTGGGAATATCTGTATAAAGTTGTCTCGTTAAGCAACTATTATATGGAAAAGGTTAAAGCGTATCAGACAATACATGATGATGCAATACTCAATAAATATTTAGCCGAACTCCGTGCAGTAAGGGCAATTTATTATTATTATATAATGGATATGTTTGGTCGCGTTCCTTTAGTAACGAGCACATCTGCAACTACAGATAGTATGACAATAAGTGACCGTGCTACTGTATATAAGTTTATTGTTGATGAACTTCAGGCTGTAGCTCCATTATTATCAACAGAACGTAGCAATCAGAGTGGAGATTATTATGGAAGGATAACTCGTCCGGTAGTATATTTTATTCTTGCCAAGTTATGTCTTAATTCTGAAATTTATAGTGATAATGATTGGACAGACAATACAAGATATGATGGTAAAGATATCTATTTTACTGTCGGAGGCAATAAAATGAACGCTTGGAAAGCGACACAAGCATATTGCGACAGTATCACTTCAATGGGGTATAAACTGGATAAAAAATTTACAGACTGCTTTGTCGTAAATAACCAATATTCAGAAGAGAATATATTTACTATACCAATGGATAAAGCGTTATATTCAAATTGGTTTATATACTTATTCCGCTCTCGCCATTATTCTCATGGCAGTGCATACGGAGATGCCTCTGAGAATGGTACAAGTGCAACCGTCGAAGCTTTAAACACATTCGCTTATGGTACGGATAGCATTGATCCGCGTTTCAAACTTACATATTATGCTGATACGGTGCGTGATTTAAACAACAAAATAATAATGCTGGATGATGGACATACACCTCTTATATATCGCCCACGTGAAGTAGCACTTGATGTGACAGGTACTACTTATGAAAAGACATGTGGGGCAAGAATGAAAAAGTATGAGGTAGATCCTAATGCAAATGCAGACGGTCGTCTATGTGACAATGATATAGTACTTTTTAGATACGCAGATGTGCTACTTATGAGGAGTGAAGCAAAAGTCCGTAATGGAGAAAATGGAGATATAGAACTTAATGAAGTTCGTAGCAGGGTAGGTGCCAAATATCGTAAGGCTACATTAGATAATATATTAGCCGAAAGAGAACTTGAACTGGCTTGGGAAGGGTGGAGACGTAATGATCTGATACGTTTTGGCCAATTTACAAGAACCTATACAGATCGTCCACAACTAGCTGGTGAATCTGATGGCTATACTACAGTCTTCCCAATACCTGATAATATTCTTTCAAGATATTCATGGAAACAAAATCCGGGATATCCACGATAA
- a CDS encoding SusC/RagA family TonB-linked outer membrane protein, translated as MRKTIFIVILFLAIFGSVSNAKNNYDLQKKDSIVTVGYASGNTNFLSGSIDKIDVDKMNNRDQVINPLDAIRGRVAGLTIQRNAANAMNAVRLRGTTSLTGGNDPLIIVDGVMGNLSLLESIYPTDIQSFTILKDASETAQYGSRGAAGVIEITTQKGQAGRTRVIYNGSIGLSSVYKRLDMLDADSWRILSSQRGINILDYGKNTNFQKEIEQTGVTQQHHVAFYGGTASSNYRVSLGYVGDDGIIRTEKNKSFIANMNMNQDMFDGLLKVEIGLFGSTANRNSLFDVQKTLYSAASWNPTFPNHLNQNGEWDGMSSASQINNPFALLEEQNHDASAHISAHAKLIFDILPELKFTLFGAYTYNNDNLSQYLPTIVWNKGQAYQSTDKLETLLGNAIISFKKKFGKHSFDAIALAEIQREKYTGYNVTVTNFSSDLFGYDNLSAGALRPWNGTGSYYEDPRMTSFMGRLNYTFNNRYILTLTARTDGSSKFGSNNKWGFFPSVSGTWILTNEKFMQKQKFIHEMKLNIGYGLAGNQDGIDSYTTMSLVKPNGVTPVGSGTSVSLSTLRNVNPDLKWEVKKNFNIGIDMSMFNGRLLLTANYYNSKTEDMLYPYSVSVPPFTYNILVANIGSMRNRGLELSLGATPLIRKDMELNINANVTFQNNKLLSLSGYYRNQYLSAPSYQAIAGLNGAGFHGGYNDVTYQIVGQSLGVFYLPKCSGLVSDGKGGYTYGVKDLNGGGVDIEDGQDRYIAGQAEPKVLLGSNISFRYKDFDIIMQMNGAFGHKIFNGTSLAYMNMSSFPLYNVLSKAPSCNIMDQTVTDYWLERGDYVNIDYITLGWRVPLKSNKVLRSLRLSITMNNVATFTSYSGLSPMINSSSVDSTFGVDDKRTYPLYHTYTFAVSMNF; from the coding sequence ATGAGGAAAACTATATTTATTGTAATACTATTTTTGGCAATATTCGGTTCAGTCTCTAATGCTAAGAATAATTATGATCTGCAAAAGAAGGATTCTATTGTTACAGTAGGCTATGCATCGGGTAATACTAATTTTTTGTCTGGTTCTATTGATAAGATAGATGTGGATAAAATGAATAATCGTGATCAGGTTATAAATCCTCTTGATGCTATACGTGGACGTGTTGCCGGACTTACTATACAACGTAATGCAGCTAATGCGATGAATGCAGTACGTTTGCGTGGAACTACTTCATTGACTGGTGGTAACGATCCACTTATAATAGTAGATGGTGTAATGGGCAACCTAAGCTTACTTGAGTCTATATATCCTACAGATATACAAAGTTTCACCATATTGAAGGATGCTTCAGAGACAGCACAATATGGTTCACGAGGAGCTGCAGGTGTTATAGAGATTACCACACAAAAAGGACAGGCTGGACGTACGCGTGTAATATATAATGGAAGCATAGGTCTTTCTTCTGTATATAAACGTTTAGACATGCTTGATGCTGATTCATGGAGAATACTTTCTTCACAGCGAGGAATAAATATTCTTGATTATGGTAAGAATACTAACTTTCAGAAAGAGATTGAACAGACCGGTGTCACACAACAACATCATGTCGCCTTTTATGGAGGAACTGCGTCAAGTAACTATCGTGTCTCTTTAGGTTATGTGGGCGATGATGGTATAATAAGAACAGAAAAAAATAAGAGCTTTATAGCAAATATGAACATGAATCAGGATATGTTTGACGGACTGCTTAAGGTCGAAATCGGGCTATTTGGATCTACAGCTAACCGTAATAGTCTATTTGATGTCCAGAAAACTCTATATTCTGCAGCTTCATGGAATCCTACATTTCCCAATCATCTTAATCAGAATGGTGAATGGGATGGTATGTCTTCAGCAAGTCAGATAAATAATCCGTTTGCACTATTAGAAGAACAGAACCATGATGCGTCTGCACATATCAGCGCTCATGCAAAGTTGATTTTCGACATTCTTCCCGAACTTAAGTTCACCCTTTTTGGAGCATACACATATAATAATGATAATTTGTCACAATACCTTCCTACAATTGTATGGAATAAAGGACAAGCTTATCAGTCTACAGATAAGTTAGAGACATTGCTTGGCAATGCAATAATTTCATTTAAGAAAAAATTTGGAAAGCATTCTTTTGATGCTATAGCTCTTGCAGAGATTCAAAGAGAAAAGTATACTGGATATAATGTTACTGTTACTAATTTCAGTAGTGATTTATTTGGATATGATAATCTGTCAGCAGGTGCTTTACGCCCATGGAATGGTACCGGTTCATACTACGAAGATCCTAGAATGACATCTTTTATGGGACGGCTAAATTATACATTCAATAATCGTTATATATTAACATTGACAGCACGTACTGATGGTTCTTCAAAGTTTGGGAGCAATAATAAATGGGGCTTTTTCCCATCTGTATCAGGTACTTGGATATTAACGAATGAGAAATTTATGCAGAAACAGAAATTTATTCATGAAATGAAGTTGAACATTGGTTATGGTTTGGCGGGAAATCAGGATGGTATAGATTCTTATACAACGATGTCACTCGTAAAACCTAATGGAGTCACTCCTGTTGGTTCGGGAACTAGTGTCTCATTAAGCACACTCCGTAATGTAAATCCTGATCTTAAGTGGGAAGTAAAGAAAAACTTTAATATTGGTATAGATATGTCAATGTTCAATGGTCGACTATTGTTGACAGCCAATTATTATAATTCAAAGACCGAAGATATGTTATACCCATATAGTGTAAGTGTTCCACCTTTTACATATAATATACTAGTGGCTAACATCGGTTCAATGCGTAACCGTGGTCTTGAACTTTCTTTAGGTGCAACGCCTCTTATAAGAAAAGATATGGAATTGAATATTAATGCAAATGTTACTTTTCAGAACAATAAGTTGTTATCTTTGAGTGGGTATTATCGTAATCAGTATCTTTCAGCACCTTCATATCAGGCCATAGCCGGACTTAATGGTGCTGGTTTTCATGGTGGATATAATGATGTTACATATCAGATAGTAGGGCAGAGTCTTGGAGTCTTTTATCTTCCTAAATGTTCAGGACTTGTAAGTGATGGTAAAGGCGGATATACTTATGGCGTAAAAGATCTTAACGGTGGAGGCGTAGATATTGAAGACGGTCAAGACCGCTATATAGCAGGACAGGCAGAACCTAAAGTCCTTTTAGGGTCTAACATAAGTTTTAGATATAAGGATTTTGATATTATCATGCAGATGAACGGAGCTTTCGGACATAAAATATTTAATGGTACATCACTCGCATATATGAATATGAGCAGTTTCCCTTTGTACAATGTATTATCAAAGGCCCCTTCATGTAATATTATGGATCAAACAGTTACCGATTATTGGTTGGAAAGAGGTGACTATGTGAATATAGATTATATAACTCTGGGATGGCGTGTACCACTTAAATCGAATAAAGTATTACGTTCTCTACGTCTATCCATTACAATGAATAATGTAGCTACATTTACTAGTTATAGCGGGTTATCACCTATGATTAACAGTTCGTCTGTAGATAGCACTTTTGGTGTGGATGATAAACGCACCTATCCTCTGTATCACACATATACATTTGCAGTAAGTATGAATTTCTAA